A genomic segment from Nocardia cyriacigeorgica GUH-2 encodes:
- a CDS encoding ferredoxin--NADP reductase, with product MSMPCELTVSRVVQETADAVSIWFEVPEQQLGVFAYDPGQFLTLRIPGAGDGEYVARCYSLSSSPHADDSLAVTVKRTEGGYGSNWLCDNIKVGAEVTVLPPTGHFTPKDLDADMVLFAAGSGITPVLSIVKSALLEGGGHLVLFYANQHAESVIFGEDLRYLAKQFPERLTLIEWLESERGLPDRSAILEICREYRNRMYFLCGPAAFMDLVVDAAREAGVQHRNLHREVFQSLHSDPFDVENYVKESMTNEQARLVVYLDGDRAELEWPKDLTLVEVLLNEGYSPPYSCREGGCGACVCKVIDGDIEMRVNEVLDDDDIEEGDRLACQSVPATNSVTVTFD from the coding sequence ATGAGCATGCCATGTGAACTCACGGTCTCCCGTGTAGTGCAGGAAACAGCGGATGCGGTGTCCATTTGGTTCGAGGTGCCCGAGCAGCAATTGGGCGTATTTGCCTACGACCCCGGGCAGTTTCTTACGTTGCGTATTCCCGGAGCCGGCGACGGGGAATATGTGGCCAGATGCTATTCGCTCTCGAGTTCCCCGCATGCAGACGACTCGCTAGCTGTCACAGTGAAACGCACGGAGGGCGGGTACGGATCTAACTGGCTGTGCGACAACATCAAGGTTGGCGCTGAGGTAACCGTTCTGCCGCCCACCGGGCACTTCACACCGAAAGACCTGGATGCGGACATGGTTCTGTTCGCAGCTGGTAGCGGAATCACCCCGGTGTTATCCATCGTCAAGTCGGCTCTGCTCGAAGGTGGCGGCCATCTCGTTCTCTTCTATGCCAACCAGCATGCCGAGAGCGTCATCTTCGGTGAAGACCTCCGTTACCTCGCCAAGCAGTTTCCCGAGCGACTGACTCTCATCGAGTGGCTGGAGAGCGAGCGTGGGCTACCGGACCGAAGCGCAATCCTTGAAATCTGCCGTGAGTACCGAAATCGGATGTATTTCTTGTGTGGGCCGGCGGCGTTCATGGATTTGGTGGTAGACGCGGCGCGCGAAGCCGGCGTGCAGCACCGGAACCTACACCGAGAAGTATTCCAATCTCTGCACTCCGATCCCTTCGACGTGGAGAACTACGTCAAGGAATCAATGACGAACGAACAAGCCCGTCTAGTAGTATATCTCGATGGTGATCGCGCCGAGCTGGAATGGCCGAAAGATTTGACCCTCGTCGAGGTCTTGTTGAACGAGGGGTACTCGCCTCCGTATTCCTGCCGGGAAGGCGGATGCGGTGCATGTGTGTGCAAGGTTATCGACGGCGATATAGAGATGAGAGTAAACGAGGTACTCGATGATGATGATATCGAGGAAGGTGATCGGCTGGCATGCCAGTCGGTACCCGCCACCAATTCGGTGACTGTGACATTCGACTGA
- a CDS encoding SDR family NAD(P)-dependent oxidoreductase codes for MREFSDRVVSVTGAGSGIGRAVAIRLAGEGARLAIADIDGERARETASMCTALGVECQHYQLDVADRSAFTEYRRQVLSDFGSVSMVINNAGVALGADILDMQWIDFEWLMSINFWGVVNGTKLFLPDLIDSGDGHVVNVSSVFGLMAIPSQSAYNASKFAVRGFTEALRQEMRINRLPVGVTCVHPGGVRTNIVRGARGVGAMGDQEKIVAGFDRIALTTPESAAETILKGVRRNKPRVLIGPDALGFDFVARAVGPRYQDLNAPLARVGYAIGRRYGLVKRDS; via the coding sequence ATGAGAGAGTTCAGCGACCGAGTCGTCTCGGTAACCGGGGCAGGTTCAGGAATCGGCCGTGCAGTTGCAATTCGACTCGCCGGCGAGGGCGCGCGGCTGGCCATTGCCGACATCGACGGCGAACGGGCCCGCGAAACCGCCTCCATGTGTACCGCGCTGGGTGTCGAATGCCAGCACTATCAGCTCGATGTGGCCGATCGTAGCGCATTCACGGAATATCGTCGTCAGGTCCTCAGCGACTTCGGTTCGGTCAGTATGGTAATCAACAATGCCGGGGTCGCACTCGGCGCCGACATACTGGATATGCAATGGATCGACTTCGAATGGTTGATGTCGATCAATTTCTGGGGAGTCGTGAACGGCACGAAACTATTTCTTCCGGATCTGATCGACTCGGGCGACGGCCATGTTGTCAACGTGTCGAGTGTCTTCGGACTGATGGCCATTCCCAGTCAGAGCGCATATAATGCTTCCAAATTCGCCGTCCGAGGCTTTACCGAGGCGTTGCGCCAGGAGATGCGAATTAACCGGCTACCGGTGGGCGTAACATGCGTGCATCCGGGTGGTGTTCGCACAAATATTGTGCGCGGAGCTCGAGGTGTCGGCGCGATGGGTGATCAGGAGAAGATTGTCGCCGGTTTCGATCGTATAGCGCTCACCACTCCGGAAAGCGCCGCCGAAACGATCCTGAAGGGCGTGCGACGGAACAAACCTCGAGTCCTTATCGGACCCGATGCCCTGGGTTTCGATTTCGTCGCCCGCGCGGTGGGGCCGAGGTATCAGGACCTGAACGCTCCGCTGGCCCGTGTCGGCTATGCGATCGGCCGTCGTTACGGCCTTGTCAAGCGCGACAGTTGA
- a CDS encoding MFS transporter, producing the protein MISFGDRLRDRNSAAWTLAITCAAVALVVAAMAALYTALPALALDIGADQNALTWIVDGYTLVLACLVLPAGAIGDRYGRRRVLIVGLAVFAAASVVPVFLDTPAALIASRALAGAGAAFVMPATLSLLTSNLPVEKRSYAVGVWAGIAGSGGVIGMVGSGLLLTQWSWHSIFVGLTVVALLLLVLAFTVPDSQDAELPPFDLFGMFWVVLAIGTSVFAVIEGPSRGWTDVRVLVAGAAGVIGTVAFILTEVRAEHPLLDVSLFRRRGFSSGALSITIQFLVTFGVMYLLVQHFQLILGFDALGSALALAPMVVPLIVMSLVSPAIAAWAGLRVTTATGLLTIAVGLLAILRLDTGSSYFDVLWPLLIMSAGLGLSAAPATNAIMLDTPLEKHGVSAAVNDATREVGAAIGIAVSGSILSASYTSRINEVLDRLPEPARAPVRSSLAGALEVAERAGNVGRPLADYAKDAFWSGVEHSALALAAITTAGVLILVPLSPPRKAAESGIRRRRRRHLPWPTHAARTSRSDAHANDRSMASVRRTLDP; encoded by the coding sequence ATGATCAGCTTTGGAGACCGGCTTCGCGACCGCAACTCCGCGGCTTGGACGCTGGCCATAACCTGTGCCGCAGTAGCATTGGTTGTTGCGGCCATGGCAGCGCTGTACACCGCTCTGCCTGCCCTTGCGCTCGACATCGGCGCAGATCAAAATGCTCTCACATGGATCGTCGACGGATACACGCTGGTCCTCGCCTGCTTGGTTTTGCCCGCTGGCGCGATCGGCGATCGGTATGGGCGCCGACGCGTTCTAATCGTCGGCCTGGCGGTCTTCGCGGCCGCTTCAGTTGTGCCTGTATTTCTCGATACTCCTGCGGCACTCATTGCCTCCCGGGCCTTGGCGGGCGCAGGAGCAGCTTTCGTCATGCCGGCGACCCTCTCGCTTCTGACAAGCAACCTCCCAGTGGAGAAGCGGTCGTACGCGGTCGGAGTCTGGGCCGGGATCGCCGGCTCGGGTGGCGTGATCGGCATGGTGGGATCCGGTCTGCTTCTTACCCAGTGGTCGTGGCATTCGATCTTCGTCGGTCTGACCGTCGTCGCACTACTACTGCTGGTTCTGGCCTTCACCGTGCCTGATTCACAGGACGCCGAACTCCCGCCGTTCGATCTTTTCGGCATGTTCTGGGTCGTGCTCGCCATCGGCACGTCGGTGTTCGCGGTCATCGAGGGTCCGTCGCGCGGCTGGACGGATGTCCGGGTTCTTGTCGCAGGTGCGGCGGGAGTAATCGGCACCGTGGCATTTATCCTCACCGAGGTGCGTGCCGAGCACCCGCTACTGGACGTGAGCCTGTTCCGCCGCCGGGGCTTCTCGAGCGGCGCGCTATCGATAACCATCCAGTTCCTCGTGACTTTCGGTGTGATGTACCTACTGGTACAGCACTTCCAGCTCATCCTCGGGTTCGATGCCCTCGGCTCGGCGCTGGCGCTGGCGCCGATGGTCGTTCCGCTTATCGTGATGTCACTCGTGTCGCCGGCAATCGCTGCATGGGCGGGATTGCGGGTGACGACAGCGACCGGTCTTCTGACCATCGCCGTCGGCTTACTCGCCATCCTTCGCCTCGACACCGGTTCGTCGTACTTCGACGTTCTCTGGCCCCTGTTGATCATGAGCGCCGGGCTGGGCTTGTCGGCCGCCCCCGCGACCAACGCGATCATGCTCGACACACCGTTGGAGAAGCACGGGGTATCCGCTGCGGTCAACGACGCGACTCGCGAAGTCGGCGCGGCCATCGGCATTGCCGTCTCCGGTAGCATTTTGTCCGCGAGCTATACCTCGAGGATCAACGAAGTGCTGGACCGCCTTCCCGAGCCTGCGCGCGCTCCGGTCCGCAGTTCCCTGGCCGGTGCCCTCGAAGTCGCTGAGCGTGCCGGTAATGTAGGAAGGCCTCTCGCCGACTATGCGAAGGATGCCTTTTGGAGTGGGGTGGAACATTCGGCGCTCGCGCTGGCAGCGATCACCACAGCCGGGGTTCTGATCCTCGTCCCACTTTCCCCTCCACGAAAAGCCGCCGAAAGCGGTATCCGACGGCGCCGCCGACGTCACCTCCCCTGGCCTACACACGCCGCTCGAACCAGTCGATCGGATGCCCACGCCAATGACCGATCGATGGCATCAGTGCGGCGAACACTCGATCCATAG
- a CDS encoding cytochrome P450: MLTDHGSAGPYEAFRRLRETQPVLVTRSGVLVLSRYDDCAAALRNRSLGKADESLGFGLSEIPEELQRQAMHRFRRTMLFRNPPDHHRLRRLVADVFTPRHIDELRGRVVTQIRDLIDVIEDQGSADIISDLALPLPVNVIGDLLGVPVTDRAVAAPLVRALVASLEPSADAAALTAACEAEDQLATYFTDLLAAKRAHPDDDLLSRLAVAHGDDVLDDDECVGTAILLFAAGFETTTNLIGNGVAALLAHPSQMDLLRARPDLASNAVEELLRYDSPVQTNGRTVLEPTRVAGVDLDPGQVVLTLLGAANRDPDRFCDPDSLDITRTGTPPLSFGAGIHFCLGAPLARLEGAVLFPLLTARFPGLRLVEQPRWRTGLSFRGLSSLKVVTGC; this comes from the coding sequence TTGCTGACCGATCACGGCTCAGCCGGCCCCTACGAGGCGTTCCGACGCTTGCGCGAGACTCAGCCCGTGCTTGTCACGCGATCGGGGGTCCTGGTACTGAGTCGCTACGACGACTGCGCAGCTGCGCTCCGTAACCGTAGCCTCGGCAAGGCCGACGAGTCGCTGGGATTCGGCTTGTCGGAGATTCCCGAAGAGTTGCAACGTCAGGCTATGCATCGATTCCGGCGCACCATGCTGTTCCGCAACCCGCCTGACCACCACCGGCTGCGTCGGCTGGTCGCTGACGTTTTCACCCCTCGGCACATCGACGAGTTGCGAGGCCGCGTTGTCACGCAGATCCGTGATCTGATCGATGTCATCGAGGACCAGGGTTCCGCCGATATCATCAGCGATCTCGCCCTCCCGCTGCCCGTGAATGTAATAGGCGATCTTCTTGGAGTGCCAGTGACCGATCGAGCCGTGGCCGCTCCTCTGGTACGCGCCCTGGTCGCCTCGCTCGAGCCCAGCGCGGACGCCGCGGCGCTGACTGCCGCGTGTGAAGCGGAAGACCAACTCGCAACGTACTTCACAGACCTCCTGGCGGCCAAACGCGCCCACCCGGACGACGACCTGCTCAGCCGTCTCGCCGTGGCGCATGGCGACGACGTCTTGGACGACGACGAATGCGTTGGCACCGCGATACTGTTGTTCGCGGCAGGGTTCGAAACCACCACAAACCTCATCGGTAACGGCGTTGCTGCACTGCTCGCCCATCCCAGCCAAATGGACCTATTGCGGGCCAGGCCCGATCTGGCGAGCAACGCCGTCGAAGAATTGTTGCGTTACGACTCGCCGGTCCAGACCAATGGGCGCACGGTGCTCGAGCCAACACGGGTGGCAGGAGTCGACCTGGATCCTGGCCAGGTTGTATTGACCTTGCTCGGGGCGGCCAACCGAGACCCGGACCGATTCTGCGACCCCGATAGCCTCGATATCACCCGAACCGGGACCCCGCCGCTATCGTTCGGTGCCGGCATTCACTTTTGTCTTGGCGCGCCGTTGGCGCGGCTCGAAGGAGCCGTACTGTTCCCACTCCTCACGGCGCGTTTTCCCGGTCTTAGGCTCGTCGAACAACCTCGCTGG
- a CDS encoding flavin-containing monooxygenase, protein MSNNRSAKYTGKTNGSGGRAASERVHTTEVLIVGSGFSGMGMAIQLLKSGMNDFLIIEKDSEIGGTWRDNTYPGCACDVPSHMYSYSFEPKPDWSHLWAGQDEIQQYLLSLARKYDLYSRTHFGRALQSGYWDPSDSAWHVATSDGNEYVARFLVSGVGALHIPNIPQIKGQKKFAGAAFHSAQWDHDCTLDGKKVAVIGTGASAIQFVPEIAKVADELHLYQRTPAWVLPRRNVKVPKVIQALLTRAPILAKALRTAIYWSAESLSIGLNGHINFMRPLESVAKWNIARGIDDPALRKKLTPTYRIGCKRILGSSDYYPALNRPTTSVITDGIAEITEDAIISQSGDKRPVDVIIYATGFHVTDGFDHLRLKGASGRELSSVWSDEGIQTHLGITTAGFPNLFFLLGPNTGLGHNSVVFMIECQIRYIIGAIRLAKQRGAAALEVREPVQREFNSDIQRKLVNGVWSSGGCTSWYLDAQGVNRTVWPGFTWQYWRRTRNVADSDFALVGESTGDQSGDLLPNSIKKGSLPR, encoded by the coding sequence ATGAGTAATAACCGTTCTGCCAAATACACGGGAAAGACCAATGGTTCGGGAGGTCGTGCAGCGAGCGAGAGGGTGCACACAACAGAGGTCCTCATCGTCGGGAGCGGATTCTCCGGCATGGGAATGGCGATTCAACTGCTGAAATCGGGAATGAATGACTTCTTGATAATCGAGAAGGATTCCGAAATCGGCGGAACCTGGCGCGACAATACATATCCGGGCTGTGCCTGCGATGTCCCTTCTCACATGTACTCGTACTCTTTCGAGCCCAAGCCGGATTGGAGTCACTTGTGGGCAGGACAGGATGAAATTCAGCAGTATCTCCTGAGTCTCGCACGCAAGTACGATCTCTATAGCCGCACGCATTTCGGGCGGGCCTTGCAATCCGGATACTGGGATCCTAGTGATTCCGCGTGGCATGTTGCGACCTCCGACGGCAACGAGTACGTCGCCCGATTCCTGGTTTCAGGCGTAGGCGCACTCCATATACCGAATATCCCCCAGATCAAGGGGCAGAAGAAGTTCGCTGGTGCAGCATTTCACTCGGCGCAGTGGGATCATGACTGCACATTGGATGGCAAGAAGGTCGCTGTTATCGGGACGGGTGCGAGCGCAATCCAATTCGTTCCGGAAATTGCCAAGGTAGCCGATGAACTGCATCTATACCAGCGGACGCCGGCGTGGGTACTGCCCCGTAGGAACGTCAAGGTCCCGAAGGTGATCCAAGCCCTGCTCACGAGGGCGCCGATCCTCGCCAAAGCCCTCCGGACTGCCATCTACTGGTCAGCGGAGTCACTGTCGATAGGACTGAACGGACATATCAATTTCATGCGTCCGCTCGAGAGTGTCGCCAAGTGGAACATAGCGCGGGGAATAGATGATCCCGCGCTGCGCAAGAAGCTCACCCCCACGTATCGCATCGGGTGCAAAAGAATCCTCGGTTCCAGTGACTACTACCCAGCGCTGAATCGGCCCACTACATCCGTCATCACCGACGGGATCGCCGAGATCACCGAGGACGCCATCATATCCCAGTCCGGTGACAAGCGTCCGGTCGACGTGATCATCTATGCCACCGGTTTCCACGTAACCGACGGGTTCGACCACCTCCGGCTCAAGGGTGCGTCCGGTCGTGAACTCTCCTCCGTATGGTCGGACGAAGGGATTCAAACCCATCTCGGCATCACCACCGCAGGTTTCCCGAACTTGTTCTTCCTGCTCGGCCCCAACACCGGGCTCGGTCACAACTCGGTGGTATTCATGATCGAATGCCAGATCAGGTACATCATCGGCGCGATTCGGCTCGCGAAGCAACGTGGCGCAGCTGCGCTCGAGGTGCGTGAACCCGTTCAGCGGGAATTCAACTCGGACATCCAGCGGAAATTGGTGAACGGGGTCTGGAGCAGCGGGGGGTGCACCAGTTGGTACCTCGATGCACAGGGTGTCAATCGGACGGTCTGGCCAGGTTTCACCTGGCAGTATTGGCGGCGTACCCGCAATGTCGCGGACTCTGATTTCGCGTTGGTCGGCGAGTCGACAGGTGATCAAAGCGGCGACCTCCTTCCGAATTCGATCAAGAAGGGTAGCTTGCCGAGATGA
- a CDS encoding TetR/AcrR family transcriptional regulator: protein MVEESVRLSFRRHLREAAIRAARALTVEKGWERVRFGEVAGLIGVSRATLYREFGDKQGLGDALVLHEAEQFLTGIEDLLASNRSALPESIRAIVRYTLDEAATSPLLKAVLTTPGSGPRDETGVLPLLTTSASMLQLASERLVTAFLHHYPTIDANDVADAVDALIRLTISHLVLPASDSAETARRISEIALRYLGVGSAGLRPDASAACHNAVPSH, encoded by the coding sequence GTGGTGGAAGAATCGGTGAGGCTGTCGTTCAGGCGACACCTCCGCGAGGCAGCAATCCGCGCCGCCCGCGCCCTGACGGTCGAGAAGGGCTGGGAACGTGTACGATTCGGCGAGGTAGCCGGTCTGATCGGAGTATCACGCGCCACGCTGTATCGAGAGTTCGGCGACAAGCAAGGGCTTGGAGATGCACTCGTTCTGCACGAAGCGGAGCAATTCCTGACCGGGATCGAGGATTTGCTTGCTTCCAACCGCAGCGCGTTGCCTGAATCGATCCGAGCGATAGTTCGCTACACGCTCGACGAGGCTGCAACCAGCCCCTTACTCAAAGCCGTCCTGACTACACCCGGTAGCGGCCCGCGCGATGAAACCGGCGTCCTCCCCCTGTTGACAACCTCTGCCTCCATGCTTCAACTCGCGTCCGAGCGACTGGTCACCGCGTTCCTCCACCACTACCCCACCATCGACGCCAATGACGTGGCCGACGCAGTCGATGCGCTCATTCGATTGACGATCAGCCATCTCGTACTACCGGCCAGCGACAGCGCCGAAACGGCACGCCGGATCTCCGAGATTGCCCTACGTTATCTCGGGGTGGGCTCTGCGGGTCTCAGACCAGATGCCTCAGCTGCATGCCACAACGCGGTACCGAGCCATTGA
- a CDS encoding DUF4873 domain-containing protein, producing MKSQSPHDASDYIGPATVVIATDDVEVQVELRGYFQPIDGRFSWYGRIRQNDELDNLLGGRRRSVLIRTSTGEAPATIGDRDFWGRYRVQGRGRPPYHVPTTLEEVEATQS from the coding sequence GTGAAGTCTCAGAGTCCGCACGATGCCTCTGACTACATCGGGCCGGCCACAGTGGTGATCGCAACCGACGACGTCGAGGTGCAAGTCGAACTGCGCGGCTATTTCCAACCCATCGACGGCCGCTTCAGCTGGTACGGGCGCATCCGCCAGAACGACGAACTCGACAATCTGTTAGGGGGACGCCGACGTTCCGTGCTGATCCGGACCAGTACGGGCGAGGCGCCGGCGACCATCGGCGATCGTGACTTCTGGGGCCGCTATCGAGTTCAGGGCAGAGGACGACCGCCCTATCACGTGCCGACGACGCTGGAGGAAGTAGAAGCTACGCAAAGCTGA
- a CDS encoding PaaI family thioesterase, with the protein MDKASDAVSRLSDPGVEDWVRSFRLLESGSPELPPHHPDCLGCGPANPHGHSLSVRRCEGGVVAHHLFDQRHVGAPGIAHGGAVATVIDDLFGFLLYTVGELAVTRNLDMDYLAPVLLDTPYTLHAEVRSRHGRKLNLAARMEDLEGRSVTTATAVFIVVEAEHFLQSRAKARRQA; encoded by the coding sequence ATGGACAAGGCTTCGGATGCGGTCAGTAGGTTGTCTGACCCAGGCGTGGAGGACTGGGTGCGCTCGTTCCGGCTCCTGGAATCCGGATCGCCAGAGTTGCCGCCGCACCATCCCGACTGTCTTGGTTGTGGGCCGGCCAACCCGCACGGACATTCCCTATCGGTGCGGCGTTGCGAGGGCGGCGTCGTTGCTCACCATCTTTTCGACCAGCGTCATGTCGGAGCGCCGGGGATCGCGCACGGTGGCGCGGTGGCGACCGTCATCGACGACCTGTTCGGCTTCTTGCTGTACACGGTCGGCGAACTCGCCGTGACCCGGAATCTCGACATGGATTATCTCGCCCCGGTACTGCTCGATACCCCCTACACGCTGCACGCCGAGGTACGGTCGCGGCATGGCCGTAAGTTGAATCTCGCGGCCAGGATGGAGGATCTAGAAGGGCGCTCGGTCACTACGGCAACCGCCGTGTTCATCGTGGTCGAGGCCGAACACTTCCTGCAGTCGCGGGCGAAGGCTCGGAGGCAGGCGTGA
- a CDS encoding AurF N-oxygenase family protein produces the protein MTTSDVRAETNGQIAVTTDGMARVSGRRPIDLQRSAGRLLKTSVEKFYDAEVDIDWDSPWLPDKAWFPEHRLSLYGTGLWNRLSEEQKIDLGKHELVSILSFGIYAENLLSMALLRLNTTGDLVDNKALYALAEVGDESRHSTMFARLIAKTGIPPYKLPPGFLSLAKILHFVPLGPSIQGATLLIEEILDRAQREAMNDERLQPQVRQLMKIHVLEEARHITFARSELVEGMRSRGRISRAWHRGVLAVVANLSYPILINPKLYRAVGVHPLRGFLACQFGPHYRENLQFMSEPMIRFFDEAGMMEGRFTMFLWRLTRSLPDDIARR, from the coding sequence ATGACGACCAGTGACGTCAGGGCCGAGACCAACGGGCAGATTGCCGTAACCACCGACGGTATGGCGCGCGTGAGCGGTCGGCGACCCATTGACCTGCAACGATCGGCCGGACGACTGCTCAAGACTTCCGTAGAGAAGTTCTACGACGCCGAAGTCGACATCGACTGGGATAGTCCGTGGTTGCCGGATAAGGCGTGGTTCCCCGAGCATCGCCTGTCCCTCTACGGCACCGGTCTGTGGAACCGGCTTTCCGAGGAACAGAAGATCGACCTGGGCAAACATGAGTTGGTGAGCATCCTCAGCTTCGGGATCTACGCCGAGAATTTGCTGAGTATGGCGTTGCTACGGCTGAACACGACGGGTGATCTCGTCGATAACAAGGCCCTATACGCACTTGCCGAGGTTGGCGACGAGAGCCGCCATTCCACAATGTTCGCGCGTCTGATCGCCAAAACGGGGATCCCGCCCTACAAGCTTCCGCCAGGGTTTCTGTCGCTGGCGAAGATCCTGCATTTCGTCCCGCTCGGGCCCTCGATCCAGGGCGCGACCTTGCTGATCGAGGAGATTCTCGATCGGGCACAGCGTGAAGCGATGAACGACGAACGCCTACAACCGCAGGTCCGGCAGTTGATGAAAATTCACGTGCTCGAGGAGGCCCGCCACATCACGTTCGCGCGCTCCGAGCTTGTCGAGGGTATGCGGTCGCGAGGCCGGATCTCGCGGGCATGGCACCGCGGCGTCCTCGCAGTTGTCGCGAACCTGTCCTACCCGATCTTGATCAATCCCAAGCTGTACCGTGCTGTCGGCGTGCATCCTCTGCGGGGGTTCCTCGCTTGCCAATTCGGCCCGCACTACCGGGAGAACCTGCAGTTCATGTCCGAGCCGATGATCCGATTCTTCGATGAGGCAGGAATGATGGAAGGTCGCTTCACCATGTTCCTTTGGCGCCTGACGAGGAGCCTCCCCGACGATATCGCCCGGCGGTGA
- a CDS encoding TetR/AcrR family transcriptional regulator yields MAGAQKRIREVGSSVVRRIDARSSRWEEHRVLVRAELVDAAYRAFGKYGPDASMDDIAREAGATKPKLYRHFKDKLGLRAAVIERAKELMWSNVLATVDFGSDPIRSVMNQLVEQYAQLVDEHKNVFQFLVRSHFSDNSSGSDPALENARELAGFIAGHFVTVLDTAGADTSGIDLVVQSIVGASLSATDWWINSQSDPTSAMPRKAFVEHLSAIIWGIIDSSARARGIRIDPDSTLRIENIGLIEA; encoded by the coding sequence ATGGCGGGCGCACAAAAGCGGATTCGGGAGGTCGGTAGCTCGGTGGTTCGGCGAATTGACGCACGCTCGAGCCGATGGGAAGAGCACCGGGTCCTGGTTCGAGCAGAACTGGTCGACGCAGCGTACCGTGCCTTCGGCAAGTACGGTCCGGACGCGAGCATGGACGACATCGCTCGGGAGGCGGGTGCGACAAAACCCAAGCTGTATCGCCACTTCAAGGACAAACTGGGCCTTCGTGCAGCTGTTATCGAACGTGCGAAGGAACTCATGTGGTCGAATGTGCTTGCTACCGTTGATTTCGGATCCGATCCGATTCGAAGTGTGATGAATCAGCTCGTCGAGCAATACGCGCAGCTGGTCGACGAGCACAAGAACGTCTTCCAGTTTCTCGTTCGTAGTCATTTTAGCGACAATTCATCGGGATCGGATCCAGCTCTTGAGAACGCACGTGAACTGGCAGGTTTCATTGCGGGTCATTTCGTCACGGTTTTGGACACCGCTGGGGCTGACACGTCGGGCATAGACTTGGTGGTGCAGTCGATCGTAGGGGCGAGCCTCTCCGCGACGGATTGGTGGATAAACTCGCAATCCGATCCGACCTCGGCTATGCCGAGAAAGGCTTTCGTCGAGCATCTCAGCGCAATCATTTGGGGGATTATCGATTCCTCGGCGCGAGCTCGTGGAATCCGGATAGACCCGGATTCGACTTTGCGGATTGAGAATATTGGACTGATCGAGGCTTAG